The genomic DNA CCACTTGCCGCTGGCCCCGGCCCGCTGCTCGCGCTCGGCGCCCGCCTTGGCGCGGGCCATGCTGTCGGCCACGCCCTGCGCCGACCCGACCGGAATGTTCGGCTCCATGCCGCCCTGCCAGAGGGCGCAGCGCCCGTTCGCGTCGGGCGTGTTCACGCAGCGGCGCACGCGGTCCTCGTAGTTCCGCATGTAGCCGTAGGTCATGGTGATGGCCTCGATGTTCGGATTGACGAAGTCCGGGTCCCCGGCCATGGCGTCGGCGACGCTGTTGATGTAGTCCCAGCGGCCCGTGTTGTAGCCCACGAAGTGCGCGCCCAGGGCCGCCCGGATCTCCATGAGCTGGAAGGTGGCCTCGAGCTGCTCGACCAGGACGTACACCTTGATCGTGCCGACCGGCAGGTCGAGGTGCGTCTCGAGGGTGGTCAGGATGCGGTTCCAGAAGGCCGCCTCGGCGGCGGTCTGGATCTTGGGCAGGTAGAGCACGATCGACGCGCCGTCGGCCCGCAGGCGGGCGTGGTTGTTGGCCACGTAGAGGGCCGCGTCGACGAACGAGGCGCCCAGGCCGCGGCCCGCCGCGTCGCGGGTGTGGCGATCGTCCAGATGCAGGCCGCGGGCCCGGAAGATGCGGGTCGTGAACCCGAGCTGCCCCCGCCAGTCGGCGATGATCTCCCGCCCGAGGAAGCCCCGCGCCCACGCGTTCATCTCGCCGGCCACCTGCTCGGCCACGGCCAGGAAGCGCGGGTCGCGGTCATTGGCCAGCTTCAGGTTGCGCTGGTTGTCCAGGGACATGGTCGCCACCTGGCCGAGGGCGTCCTCGCCGTCGAACATCCAGCCGTCGGCGCCGGACAGGAGGGCATAGGCCACGTTGCGCAGGCTGCTCTCCAGGGAGGCGCCCGGCTTGGCCCCGGGTCCGGTGCCCTGGATCCACTGGCGCTGCAGGTCGGCGGGAATCTCCGGTCCCGTGAACCGGCCCTGCCGGGCGTCGTCCACCCGCAGGTCGGTGCCGGGAATCACGGTGTCCCCGGCCAGGAACCCGATGCGCTCGCGATCACGGAACCGCGCCGCCCGCCGCCGGCCCCGGGCATCCATGAGAGCCAGGCGTTCGCCGTTGAGGGGTGCCAGCGCCGCCAGGGCCCCCAGGGCGTCCGGCGTGTACACGTCCGGATAGCTCTCGGCGTAGCCGGGTCGGATCCGGAACTCGGGGTGGGACATGGTTTTTCCTCCCGCGGGAAAGAAGCTGATATTCATCCACATTGCGAGAATAGCAGATTTCACAACTTCACTTCAAGCGAAATTTCGCTATTTAG from bacterium includes the following:
- a CDS encoding malate synthase, with the translated sequence MSHPEFRIRPGYAESYPDVYTPDALGALAALAPLNGERLALMDARGRRRAARFRDRERIGFLAGDTVIPGTDLRVDDARQGRFTGPEIPADLQRQWIQGTGPGAKPGASLESSLRNVAYALLSGADGWMFDGEDALGQVATMSLDNQRNLKLANDRDPRFLAVAEQVAGEMNAWARGFLGREIIADWRGQLGFTTRIFRARGLHLDDRHTRDAAGRGLGASFVDAALYVANNHARLRADGASIVLYLPKIQTAAEAAFWNRILTTLETHLDLPVGTIKVYVLVEQLEATFQLMEIRAALGAHFVGYNTGRWDYINSVADAMAGDPDFVNPNIEAITMTYGYMRNYEDRVRRCVNTPDANGRCALWQGGMEPNIPVGSAQGVADSMARAKAGAEREQRAGASGKWVAHWKMVHIIRPVWEQAGAANQLGRDFPPLTYTAADADGLLLLEDAPRTVDGARNLLSVALQYGNAFGQGFQAAALKPADHFGNDDVLYLMEDMATGEIRLSILWEWVHKGARLTDGDARTGLRAGDVFTAEVFARLLDEEHAKLLAAGNRDVHDDSKQTTLPIAREIARVYVGEDVKIPWYIDLLNINLDNMDLATARERIATYVSTLRESGTRITDNLDFVVPGPAGASGN